One genomic window of Gimesia chilikensis includes the following:
- a CDS encoding HpcH/HpaI aldolase family protein: MFENKIKTLLSQGEVALGVGMPDASEILAKLSVDTGVDFLWIDLEHRPYSVNEVKHLPIIARRAGCMPMIRVPGLDPIYFKKALDIGANTIMVPQINNAEEARLAVQYAKYPPEGTRGVSPDWTMFMDFSFDDYLPHANEETAIVAQIESPEGIENIEEIAAVDGIDVIFAGPMDLSASLGVIGQIQHPDLLKLLAEIPARAAKANKPAGITFADLDRCREAIDQGYRFVNIGSIASLGGIGIRAVLPELRERVRK, from the coding sequence ATGTTTGAAAACAAGATCAAAACACTGCTTTCCCAGGGTGAAGTCGCACTGGGAGTCGGCATGCCCGATGCTTCGGAAATTCTCGCAAAGCTCTCCGTCGACACGGGAGTCGATTTCCTCTGGATCGATCTGGAGCATCGTCCCTACAGTGTCAACGAAGTCAAACACCTCCCGATCATCGCCCGCCGCGCCGGCTGTATGCCGATGATCCGTGTCCCCGGACTCGATCCGATCTATTTCAAGAAAGCGCTCGATATCGGCGCAAACACGATCATGGTCCCGCAGATCAATAATGCGGAAGAAGCCCGCCTGGCAGTCCAGTACGCCAAGTATCCGCCCGAAGGAACCCGGGGCGTCTCTCCCGACTGGACCATGTTCATGGACTTCTCCTTCGATGACTACCTGCCACACGCGAATGAAGAAACCGCCATCGTCGCGCAGATCGAATCTCCCGAGGGGATCGAAAACATTGAAGAAATCGCGGCCGTCGACGGCATTGATGTGATCTTCGCCGGCCCGATGGACCTCTCTGCTTCACTGGGTGTCATCGGTCAGATTCAACATCCCGACCTGCTCAAACTGCTTGCCGAGATCCCCGCGCGGGCCGCCAAGGCAAATAAACCCGCCGGCATCACCTTCGCCGACCTCGACCGCTGCCGAGAAGCGATCGACCAGGGTTATCGATTCGTCAATATCGGCTCCATCGCCAGCCTGGGTGGAATCGGCATCCGCGCCGTCCTGCCCGAACTTCGCGAACGGGTTCGAAAATAA
- a CDS encoding DUF1501 domain-containing protein, whose translation MLTLLGKDQARGSFCDRLSRRNFLQIGSLGLSGLTLPRLLQAESQSEKPKRQKSVIMIYLVGGPPHQDMIDLKPEAPKEIAGPWRPIATNVPGIEICEAFPRMARMMDKMVLVRSIVGSQSGHDAIQCFNGHNPRKLTPQGGWPQFGSTVAKIQGPYVESAPPFISLCYPCTHGPYNEPGPGFLGLSESPFRPMGPTRHDMVLNGISLERLADRKQLLQSIDNFKREADASGMMTGLDTFTEQAMGVLTSSQLAEALDLSQEDPETVKRYGTGDPTVFIDSNGAPRVPQSMLVARRLIEAGARVVTLNYSKWDWHGGKNNSIFKREAEDFPVFDQCVSALLEDLHQRGLSDDCTVAIWGEFGRTPKISTQVGRDHWPRVNSAILFGGGMQTGQVIGATDRLGGEAVDRPVTFPELFATLYHNLGIDTEHTTLLDFSGRPQYLVEDHARPLPELI comes from the coding sequence ATGCTGACACTGCTGGGAAAAGACCAGGCACGCGGTTCCTTTTGCGATCGTTTATCCAGGCGCAATTTTCTGCAGATCGGCAGTCTCGGGCTGTCCGGTCTGACACTGCCCCGCCTGCTGCAGGCCGAATCCCAGTCTGAGAAACCGAAACGTCAGAAGTCGGTCATCATGATTTACCTGGTCGGCGGACCGCCCCACCAGGATATGATCGACCTCAAACCAGAGGCCCCCAAAGAAATCGCCGGCCCCTGGCGTCCCATTGCCACCAATGTTCCCGGCATTGAAATCTGTGAAGCGTTTCCCCGTATGGCCCGGATGATGGATAAAATGGTACTCGTCCGTTCCATCGTCGGCTCCCAGAGCGGACACGACGCCATCCAGTGCTTTAACGGACACAACCCACGCAAGCTGACTCCCCAGGGAGGCTGGCCTCAGTTCGGTTCGACTGTCGCTAAGATCCAGGGACCTTATGTTGAATCTGCGCCCCCCTTCATCAGTCTCTGCTATCCCTGCACCCACGGACCTTACAACGAACCCGGTCCCGGCTTCCTGGGACTGTCCGAGTCCCCTTTCCGTCCCATGGGCCCGACGCGACACGACATGGTGCTAAACGGCATCTCTCTGGAACGTCTCGCTGATCGCAAACAACTGCTGCAGAGCATCGATAACTTCAAACGCGAAGCAGATGCCTCGGGCATGATGACCGGCCTCGACACCTTTACCGAACAGGCAATGGGCGTTCTCACCTCTTCCCAGTTGGCGGAAGCGCTGGACCTGTCTCAGGAAGATCCGGAAACCGTCAAACGATACGGCACGGGAGATCCCACCGTCTTTATCGACAGCAACGGTGCACCGCGTGTGCCACAAAGTATGCTGGTAGCCCGCCGCCTGATCGAAGCTGGTGCCCGCGTTGTGACACTCAATTACAGTAAATGGGACTGGCACGGCGGGAAGAATAACTCAATCTTCAAACGCGAAGCAGAAGACTTCCCGGTCTTTGATCAATGCGTGAGTGCCCTGCTCGAAGACCTGCACCAACGCGGACTGTCAGATGACTGCACCGTTGCCATCTGGGGGGAATTCGGACGGACTCCCAAAATCAGTACGCAGGTCGGCCGCGATCACTGGCCCCGCGTCAATTCCGCCATCCTGTTTGGCGGCGGGATGCAGACCGGTCAGGTGATTGGCGCCACCGATCGCCTGGGAGGCGAAGCCGTCGACCGCCCGGTTACGTTCCCCGAGCTGTTTGCCACTCTGTATCACAATCTGGGTATCGACACAGAGCATACCACGCTCCTCGATTTCAGTGGCCGACCGCAGTACCTGGTCGAAGATCACGCCCGACCGCTGCCCGAACTCATCTGA
- a CDS encoding PSD1 and planctomycete cytochrome C domain-containing protein, producing the protein MKQLFRITFACLLLVCLACFSTSAEEPTTNATKKPQFSPEQLEFFEKSIRPLLAEHCYACHSGQAKRLEGGLRLDSRALVIKGGDSGSSIQLKTPHDSLLLEAVRYESFEMPPNTRLKQAQIDALTRWVEMGLPWPDEKAPEDNTQTEAFDLQQRRQAHWAWKDLKPVPLPAVRNQGWSDHPVDHFILAGLEAKELAPAAAADKRTLLRRLYFDLIGLPPTPAQIDEYLNDKSPNATAKVVDQLLASPHFGERWARHWLDLMRYAESRGHEFDNDAPNAWQYRDYVIRALNSDLPYDQFVTEHIAGDLLPEPRLNPESGFNESVLATAFWFLGEWVHSPVDIRKDETDRFDNAIDVMTKSFLGMTVACARCHDHKFDAISTRDYYALYGYLQSSNYHQVRFESMEHNRSIAAKAEQLHQRQQALFKAKLKAAFQDEVQNFSRYYESASELARQTKSPQSEQQLQTKAAKQGLNPAILKRWVAFLQNNKSAEEELKAAIMLEVGVPASLAPASPFGPGKPESPARTIVNYDTCPPENFIVDGFTFGLAPRPRGTLLLDPASKALSLKIQNEGAAIRDPLWNDLEDVKTPQMIQKNRLRSYPRAGRTLRTPTFEAKGSVAYRVKGSCWVYACVDSHRLLFGPLHGSTLKKVDADKAGKPLWVFHDLSRYNGHRVHLEFTPIGKEPLEVYQVKYAAEFPEPDLTSISLQTPQVQQAFNDAFREFCDTTDKPSSQTTALINWVLSHPDLFSNPEDSDRKALQQALRDYQSERDQLQKQIQNKSRTAMAIMDGSAENDHVLIRGSHQNQGTVVERRFLEALEGTSPQVTGSGRLELAREINDPANPLTHRVIVNRIWAHLFGRGIVPSVDNFGVLGERPSHPELLDFLALKFLEQDRSIKQMIKYLVLSKTYQQASQTSLDVAEIDPDNVLLYKMPLKRLEGEAIRDALLSISGRLQPELYGPSVPIHLTKFMDGRGKPPVNGPLDGEGRRSVYIQVRRNFLSPMMLAYDTPSPFSTMGRRNVSNVPAQALIMMNDPFVIQQARLWGEHIAANPKLTTDQERIRWMYESALGRPPAQAELQAAEQFLQAQRTTNPAAQPAETWGELGHVIFNLKEFIYVF; encoded by the coding sequence ATGAAGCAACTTTTTCGAATCACCTTTGCCTGCCTGCTGCTGGTCTGCCTCGCCTGTTTCTCGACTTCCGCAGAAGAACCAACCACCAACGCCACGAAGAAACCACAGTTCTCTCCCGAACAGCTGGAGTTCTTCGAAAAATCAATCCGCCCCCTGCTCGCCGAACACTGCTATGCCTGCCACAGCGGACAGGCCAAACGCCTCGAAGGGGGACTGCGCCTCGATTCGCGTGCTCTGGTGATTAAGGGAGGCGATTCGGGTTCTTCGATTCAGCTTAAAACTCCCCACGACAGCCTGCTGCTGGAAGCGGTGCGTTATGAGTCCTTTGAAATGCCCCCCAACACGCGATTGAAACAGGCACAGATCGACGCGCTGACCCGCTGGGTTGAAATGGGCCTCCCCTGGCCCGATGAGAAAGCCCCTGAAGATAACACGCAGACCGAAGCCTTCGATCTCCAGCAGCGCCGCCAGGCACACTGGGCCTGGAAAGACCTGAAGCCAGTCCCTCTTCCTGCCGTTCGAAATCAGGGCTGGTCTGATCATCCCGTCGATCATTTCATCCTCGCCGGTCTGGAAGCAAAGGAGCTCGCTCCCGCCGCTGCCGCCGATAAACGGACTCTGCTGCGGAGACTCTACTTCGACCTGATCGGCCTGCCCCCCACTCCCGCGCAGATTGATGAATACCTGAATGACAAATCCCCCAATGCGACCGCGAAAGTAGTCGATCAGCTGCTCGCGTCCCCGCACTTTGGGGAACGCTGGGCCCGTCACTGGCTCGACCTGATGCGCTATGCTGAATCCCGGGGTCACGAGTTCGATAACGACGCCCCCAATGCCTGGCAGTACCGCGACTACGTGATCCGGGCTCTGAATTCCGATCTGCCCTACGATCAGTTTGTCACGGAACATATCGCCGGCGACCTGTTACCCGAACCACGTCTGAACCCGGAGAGTGGTTTCAACGAATCGGTCCTCGCAACCGCCTTCTGGTTCCTGGGCGAATGGGTGCACTCTCCAGTCGATATCCGCAAAGACGAAACCGATCGCTTCGACAATGCCATCGATGTCATGACCAAATCCTTCCTGGGCATGACCGTGGCCTGTGCCCGCTGTCACGATCACAAATTCGATGCAATCTCCACCCGCGACTATTACGCTCTCTACGGCTATCTGCAGAGCAGTAACTATCACCAGGTTCGCTTTGAATCGATGGAGCACAATCGTTCCATCGCCGCGAAGGCAGAACAGTTGCATCAACGTCAGCAGGCCCTGTTCAAAGCGAAACTCAAAGCCGCATTCCAGGACGAAGTCCAGAATTTCTCCCGTTATTACGAGAGTGCATCCGAACTGGCCCGGCAGACAAAGTCTCCCCAAAGTGAACAGCAGCTGCAGACAAAGGCTGCGAAACAGGGGCTCAATCCGGCGATCCTCAAACGCTGGGTCGCTTTCCTGCAGAACAACAAGTCCGCGGAAGAGGAACTGAAGGCCGCCATCATGCTGGAGGTGGGCGTCCCCGCTTCATTGGCTCCCGCCAGCCCCTTTGGTCCGGGCAAACCGGAATCACCCGCGCGGACCATCGTCAATTATGACACCTGTCCCCCTGAAAATTTCATCGTTGACGGCTTCACCTTTGGACTGGCACCACGGCCCCGGGGAACGCTGCTGCTCGATCCCGCCAGCAAAGCACTGTCGCTCAAGATCCAGAATGAAGGTGCCGCGATCCGCGATCCTCTCTGGAACGATCTGGAAGATGTGAAGACGCCACAGATGATCCAGAAAAACAGACTGCGTTCTTATCCCCGTGCCGGCAGGACGCTCCGGACTCCCACATTCGAGGCCAAAGGTTCCGTCGCCTACCGTGTCAAAGGTTCCTGCTGGGTCTATGCCTGTGTCGATTCGCACCGTCTGCTCTTTGGTCCCCTGCATGGATCCACTCTGAAAAAAGTTGACGCTGACAAAGCCGGTAAACCTTTGTGGGTCTTTCATGATCTCTCCCGCTACAACGGACATCGGGTGCACCTCGAGTTCACGCCCATCGGCAAAGAGCCACTCGAAGTCTACCAGGTCAAGTATGCAGCCGAGTTCCCCGAACCCGATCTGACCTCGATCAGTCTCCAGACGCCCCAGGTGCAACAGGCCTTCAATGATGCATTCCGGGAATTCTGTGACACGACGGACAAACCTTCTTCGCAGACAACTGCGTTGATCAACTGGGTGCTCAGCCATCCCGACCTGTTTTCCAATCCGGAAGATTCAGACAGAAAAGCCCTGCAGCAGGCACTCCGCGACTATCAGTCCGAGCGCGATCAGCTGCAGAAACAGATTCAAAATAAATCCCGCACCGCGATGGCCATCATGGATGGCAGTGCCGAGAACGACCACGTCCTGATTCGGGGCAGTCATCAGAATCAGGGCACTGTCGTGGAACGTCGCTTCCTGGAAGCCCTCGAAGGAACCAGCCCCCAGGTTACCGGCAGTGGAAGACTGGAACTGGCCCGGGAAATTAACGACCCTGCCAATCCATTAACACACCGTGTGATTGTCAACCGCATCTGGGCACATCTGTTTGGACGGGGAATCGTCCCCAGCGTCGATAACTTCGGCGTGTTGGGCGAGCGTCCTTCGCATCCGGAACTGCTCGACTTCCTGGCACTGAAATTCCTCGAACAGGACCGTTCGATCAAACAGATGATCAAGTACCTGGTTCTCTCCAAAACTTACCAGCAGGCCAGCCAGACATCCCTGGATGTCGCCGAGATCGATCCGGACAATGTCCTGCTTTACAAAATGCCGCTGAAGCGACTCGAAGGCGAAGCGATCCGCGATGCCCTGCTCAGCATCTCCGGAAGACTGCAACCTGAACTGTACGGCCCCTCGGTTCCCATCCACCTCACGAAATTCATGGATGGACGCGGCAAGCCACCGGTCAACGGCCCCCTGGATGGAGAGGGCAGACGTTCCGTCTACATTCAGGTCCGTCGCAATTTTCTCTCGCCGATGATGCTCGCATATGATACTCCCAGCCCCTTCAGCACGATGGGCCGTCGCAACGTCTCCAACGTTCCCGCTCAGGCTCTGATCATGATGAACGATCCGTTCGTGATTCAACAGGCTCGCCTCTGGGGAGAACACATCGCCGCGAATCCCAAATTAACGACAGATCAGGAACGTATCCGCTGGATGTATGAATCGGCCCTGGGGCGTCCGCCAGCGCAGGCCGAGTTACAGGCCGCGGAGCAGTTCCTGCAGGCTCAGAGAACGACAAACCCGGCAGCACAACCCGCAGAAACCTGGGGCGAGCTGGGGCATGTCATCTTTAATCTCAAAGAATTTATCTACGTCTTCTAA
- a CDS encoding DUF1501 domain-containing protein codes for MHCGQFRYQFTRRQMLQQCANGFGAAALTALLQDRAFSGVTAERTHFPATAKNVIFLYMDGGPSQVDTFDPKPMLSKYNGKSPGDFFKVEDTQFDNVGKVLESPWKFKPYGESGIPVSDLFPQVGSCIDDIAVIRSVVSNFPEHTFANYFLHTGSGLQGRPSMGAWVNYGLGSECQNLPGFVVINGGLIPPGGLDCFNSGFLPASFQGSVFKPGGSGIANVERQEKTSRTQVEKLKLMQQLDRFKQQETGRHDEIDSAISNYELAYKMQMAIPDLMSFKSESKPTLDLYGFSEEYEPTRTFAAECLLARRLVERGVRFVELTCPNVKGDRWDQHSNLKLHHANNARAVDQPIAGLLKDLKQRGLLDSTLVIWGGEFGRTPFAQGTNGRDHNPFGFTMWMAGGGVKGGTTYGTTDEWGYKVVENRVEIHDIHATMLHLLGLDHTRSTFRFGGRDMRLTDVHGHVVHDVIA; via the coding sequence ATGCATTGTGGCCAATTTCGATACCAGTTCACTCGCCGTCAAATGCTCCAGCAGTGTGCGAACGGCTTCGGCGCCGCCGCCCTGACGGCCCTGCTGCAGGACCGCGCGTTCTCCGGAGTGACAGCGGAGAGAACCCACTTTCCAGCCACAGCGAAAAACGTCATCTTCCTCTACATGGATGGCGGACCTTCGCAGGTCGACACCTTCGACCCCAAACCAATGCTCTCCAAATACAATGGCAAAAGTCCGGGCGATTTTTTCAAAGTCGAAGACACCCAGTTCGACAACGTCGGTAAAGTGCTCGAAAGCCCCTGGAAATTTAAACCCTACGGCGAAAGCGGGATTCCCGTCAGTGATCTGTTCCCCCAGGTCGGTTCCTGTATCGATGATATCGCTGTCATTCGCTCAGTTGTCTCGAACTTTCCCGAACATACCTTTGCCAATTACTTCCTGCATACCGGCAGCGGTCTGCAGGGACGACCCAGCATGGGTGCCTGGGTCAACTATGGTCTGGGCAGTGAATGCCAGAACCTGCCCGGCTTTGTGGTCATCAACGGTGGACTGATTCCTCCCGGCGGTCTCGACTGCTTCAACAGCGGTTTTCTCCCCGCCAGCTTCCAGGGCTCGGTCTTCAAGCCGGGAGGCAGCGGTATTGCCAACGTGGAACGCCAGGAAAAGACCAGCCGTACCCAGGTGGAAAAACTCAAACTGATGCAGCAGCTGGACCGGTTCAAACAACAGGAGACCGGCAGGCACGACGAAATTGACTCCGCGATCTCCAATTATGAACTCGCCTATAAAATGCAGATGGCAATTCCCGATCTGATGTCGTTCAAAAGCGAAAGCAAGCCAACGCTCGATCTCTACGGATTCAGTGAGGAATATGAGCCCACACGCACTTTCGCAGCCGAGTGTCTGCTCGCACGCCGGCTGGTCGAGCGAGGCGTGCGGTTTGTCGAACTGACCTGTCCCAACGTCAAGGGCGACCGCTGGGATCAGCACAGCAATCTGAAACTCCATCACGCCAACAATGCCCGGGCGGTCGACCAGCCCATCGCGGGGCTGCTCAAAGATCTCAAACAGCGCGGGCTGCTCGATTCCACGCTGGTCATCTGGGGAGGCGAATTCGGCCGAACCCCCTTCGCCCAGGGAACCAACGGTCGCGATCACAATCCATTCGGTTTCACCATGTGGATGGCCGGCGGCGGTGTTAAAGGGGGCACCACTTACGGGACGACCGATGAATGGGGCTATAAAGTTGTCGAGAATCGCGTTGAAATCCACGACATTCATGCCACGATGCTACACCTGCTGGGACTGGATCATACCAGATCCACGTTCCGCTTTGGTGGACGGGATATGCGTCTGACCGACGTCCATGGACACGTCGTGCACGATGTCATTGCCTGA
- a CDS encoding PQQ-like beta-propeller repeat protein, whose product MKQFLRPFCSTLVLLCVSLSVASAEDWPAFRGPQGNGISHETKVPLKWSQSENILWKVPLPAAGNSSPIVSNGRVFITCAENEGRQRSLYCFDRKNGKQLWMRTVNFDKVKPTHKTNNYCGSTPVANGKRVVAWHSSAGLYCYDFDGNEVWHRDLGEFDHMWGYGVSPVLHEGKVILHCGPGKRVFMTAIDLESGKTIWETDEPVENNGERNNDRKYMGSWSTPVIARINDRSLVICSMSLRVNAYDPETGDIVWSCSGLRGQKGDLCYTSPVLADQICVAMGGFNGPAIGFRMQGTGDITESARLWRKEPNPQRISTGVFTAAHFFMANAGPNIVQCINPQSGEIVWQERSGGAACWGSLILADGHLFVTDQQGTTHVFKPNAERFETVAQNKLGERSNSTPAFSDGQIFIRTFQHLYCIGN is encoded by the coding sequence ATGAAACAGTTCCTGCGCCCGTTCTGTTCGACCCTGGTTCTACTCTGTGTGTCTCTCTCCGTGGCATCTGCCGAGGACTGGCCCGCCTTTCGTGGTCCCCAGGGAAATGGCATCTCTCACGAAACGAAAGTCCCCCTTAAATGGAGTCAATCCGAGAACATCCTCTGGAAAGTGCCGTTGCCTGCAGCGGGTAACAGCAGCCCCATCGTCTCTAACGGACGCGTATTCATTACCTGTGCCGAGAATGAAGGTCGCCAGCGGAGCCTTTACTGTTTCGACCGCAAGAACGGCAAGCAGCTCTGGATGCGGACCGTCAACTTTGACAAAGTGAAGCCCACCCACAAAACCAATAATTACTGCGGTTCGACTCCCGTCGCGAATGGCAAACGCGTCGTGGCCTGGCACAGCTCAGCCGGACTGTACTGTTACGACTTTGACGGCAACGAGGTCTGGCACCGCGACCTGGGTGAGTTTGATCACATGTGGGGCTACGGTGTCTCTCCGGTCTTGCATGAAGGAAAAGTCATACTGCATTGCGGTCCCGGGAAGCGGGTCTTCATGACCGCCATCGATCTGGAGAGTGGCAAAACGATTTGGGAAACCGATGAACCCGTCGAAAATAACGGCGAGCGAAATAACGATCGCAAATACATGGGTTCCTGGAGTACTCCCGTGATTGCCCGCATCAACGATCGCAGTCTGGTCATCTGCAGCATGTCCCTCCGCGTGAACGCCTATGATCCCGAAACGGGTGACATCGTCTGGAGTTGTTCCGGACTCCGGGGACAGAAAGGGGACCTATGCTACACCTCTCCCGTGCTGGCAGATCAGATCTGCGTCGCCATGGGTGGCTTCAACGGCCCCGCGATCGGCTTTCGCATGCAGGGGACGGGTGACATTACTGAGTCCGCTCGACTCTGGCGTAAGGAACCGAATCCGCAACGCATCTCCACCGGCGTGTTTACTGCAGCCCATTTCTTCATGGCCAACGCCGGACCGAATATTGTGCAATGCATCAATCCGCAATCCGGCGAGATCGTCTGGCAGGAACGTTCCGGTGGTGCCGCCTGCTGGGGATCTTTGATCCTGGCTGACGGCCACCTGTTCGTTACCGACCAACAGGGAACAACGCATGTCTTCAAGCCGAATGCGGAACGCTTTGAAACGGTCGCTCAGAACAAACTGGGCGAACGTAGTAATTCCACACCCGCGTTCTCAGATGGGCAGATCTTCATCCGTACGTTCCAGCATCTGTACTGTATCGGCAACTGA
- the murB gene encoding UDP-N-acetylmuramate dehydrogenase, translated as MSSIEDFKDILKHSEPLAKYSWFKIGGPAQFFLEPRNADELQAVVKCCAENEIPVRVFGGGSNILIKDSGVQGAVIRIHDQEFAQISIEGTTVTAGAGALLSNLVSQTVKEGLAGLEGLVGIPGTVGGALHGNAGGHNGDIGQFAKSVSVLTARGEKFVRTADELSFSYRESSINELAILEATFELQQADADELTERMKKNWIMKKANQPLTHQSAGCIFKNPRGMHAGALIEQAGLKGTRIGGAEISDRHANFIINDESATTENVLDLINLAQNTVSEKFGVDLELEIELW; from the coding sequence ATGAGTTCAATCGAAGACTTCAAAGACATTCTTAAACATTCCGAACCCCTGGCGAAATACTCGTGGTTCAAAATCGGCGGTCCGGCCCAGTTCTTTCTGGAGCCACGGAACGCAGATGAACTGCAGGCGGTCGTCAAATGCTGTGCAGAAAATGAAATTCCTGTACGCGTCTTTGGGGGCGGATCCAATATTCTGATCAAGGATTCCGGCGTGCAAGGTGCCGTGATCCGCATTCATGATCAGGAATTCGCCCAGATCAGCATCGAGGGGACAACCGTCACCGCAGGAGCGGGGGCACTGCTCTCGAACCTGGTCTCACAGACCGTCAAAGAGGGACTGGCCGGCCTGGAAGGGCTGGTAGGGATTCCCGGTACGGTTGGTGGCGCACTGCACGGCAATGCCGGCGGGCACAACGGTGACATCGGCCAGTTCGCCAAATCCGTATCTGTGCTGACCGCCCGGGGTGAAAAGTTCGTGCGGACCGCAGATGAACTCAGCTTCAGCTACCGGGAAAGCAGCATCAATGAGCTGGCGATTCTGGAGGCGACCTTCGAGTTGCAGCAGGCTGATGCAGATGAGCTGACTGAACGCATGAAAAAGAACTGGATCATGAAGAAGGCCAACCAGCCTCTCACACACCAGTCTGCGGGCTGTATCTTCAAAAATCCGCGCGGGATGCACGCCGGGGCTCTGATTGAGCAGGCGGGCCTCAAAGGGACCCGCATCGGGGGAGCCGAAATCAGCGACCGTCACGCGAACTTTATCATCAATGATGAAAGTGCGACGACGGAGAATGTGCTTGATCTGATCAACCTCGCGCAGAATACCGTCTCTGAAAAGTTCGGCGTCGATCTCGAACTGGAAATCGAGCTCTGGTAA
- the murC gene encoding UDP-N-acetylmuramate--L-alanine ligase — protein sequence MILSKTNTHQQGILNQDFRLDSAGLPASAHLVGICGSGMKALAEYLASAGCRVTGSDLSPALPTDQALQAGGYRVHQGHDKRFVPEGTNVLIYSPAIGLANPERRFAQRMGIPQLSYTQMLGNLMRQKQGVCIAGTHGKSTTTALTAFVLENAGVSPSAVIGAELCNQNLNGWAGEGPLFVAESCEYQRSFLNLYPYYAAITNIEPDHFDYFKNQDDMTSAYAEFVARIPADGTLIMPAACRGAVEIRTACLAKIATFSLEEEADWWATDIKQTTYGQRFRLFYQGEYFSEISLQKRGRHNVSNAMVAAILCHSAGVPAEDIREGIYQFPGIRRRYEHRGSYKGITLIDDYAHHPTAIQATLNLLRQEYPDRKVWCVYEPHQVSRTQAMMDSYSRSFRLADEVLIAPVYAAREKLGTEPVDTSKELVQRILLHNAAVRFGSSLDQIVSTLETEAQSGDIIITMGAGEINRIHHEFNRRLQRHS from the coding sequence ATGATCCTGTCAAAAACGAATACGCATCAACAGGGAATCTTGAATCAGGATTTTCGGCTCGACTCTGCCGGATTACCTGCCTCTGCGCACCTGGTCGGCATTTGTGGATCCGGGATGAAAGCACTCGCGGAATACCTGGCCAGCGCCGGTTGCCGCGTGACCGGCTCAGACTTGAGTCCTGCGCTGCCGACGGATCAGGCCTTACAGGCAGGCGGCTACCGGGTTCATCAGGGCCACGACAAACGTTTCGTTCCGGAAGGGACCAACGTGCTGATCTACAGCCCGGCGATTGGACTGGCAAACCCCGAACGACGCTTCGCACAGCGAATGGGAATTCCCCAGCTCTCCTACACACAGATGCTGGGCAACCTGATGCGGCAGAAGCAGGGCGTCTGTATCGCAGGAACCCACGGCAAAAGCACCACCACAGCACTGACCGCATTTGTACTGGAGAATGCCGGCGTTTCCCCTTCGGCCGTAATTGGAGCCGAACTCTGTAACCAGAACCTGAATGGCTGGGCAGGAGAAGGTCCTTTATTTGTAGCGGAAAGCTGTGAATACCAGCGGAGTTTTCTGAATCTCTACCCCTATTACGCGGCCATTACCAACATTGAGCCCGATCATTTCGATTACTTTAAGAATCAGGATGATATGACCTCCGCGTATGCCGAGTTCGTAGCCCGGATTCCGGCTGACGGAACATTGATTATGCCGGCTGCCTGTCGCGGCGCCGTGGAAATTCGCACAGCCTGTCTGGCAAAAATCGCAACGTTTTCGCTGGAAGAGGAAGCAGACTGGTGGGCCACAGACATCAAGCAGACTACCTACGGTCAGCGTTTCCGACTGTTCTACCAGGGTGAGTACTTTTCCGAGATTTCCCTGCAGAAACGGGGCCGCCATAATGTGAGTAACGCGATGGTCGCCGCAATTCTCTGTCACTCGGCGGGAGTCCCTGCTGAAGACATTCGCGAAGGAATCTACCAGTTTCCAGGGATTCGTCGTCGCTACGAGCATCGAGGCTCTTATAAGGGCATCACACTGATCGACGATTATGCACACCATCCAACGGCGATTCAGGCCACCCTCAACCTCTTGAGACAGGAATATCCGGATCGCAAGGTCTGGTGTGTTTATGAACCGCATCAGGTCTCGCGGACGCAGGCCATGATGGATTCTTACTCCCGCAGTTTTCGACTGGCGGACGAAGTACTGATTGCACCGGTGTATGCAGCCCGGGAAAAGCTGGGAACGGAACCCGTTGATACGTCCAAAGAGCTTGTTCAGCGAATTCTTCTGCATAATGCTGCGGTCAGATTCGGCAGTTCCCTTGACCAGATCGTCTCAACTTTAGAGACTGAGGCTCAATCTGGTGATATCATCATAACTATGGGTGCTGGCGAAATAAATCGGATCCATCATGAGTTCAATCGAAGACTTCAAAGACATTCTTAA